Proteins found in one Orcinus orca chromosome 11, mOrcOrc1.1, whole genome shotgun sequence genomic segment:
- the CBY1 gene encoding protein chibby homolog 1 isoform X1 — MSCPPPSWNDSGEESIDLSFIRPKMPLFGSTFSPKKTPPRKSASLSNLHNVSVSMGLDLVCSVTGALSLVSYGKCGPPELDRSTREVELGLDYGTPTMNLAGQSLKFENGQWIAETGVSGGVDRREAQRLRRRNQQLEEENNLLRLKVDILLDMLSETTAESHLMEKELDELKSVSRRRK, encoded by the exons ATGTCCTGTCCACCACCAAGCTGGAATGATTCTG GAGAAGAGAGCATTGACCTTTCCTTCATCAGGCCAAAGATGCCTCTCTTTGGGAGTACATTCAGTCCGAAGAAGACGCCCCCTCGGAAGTCTGCGTCTCTCTCCAACCTGCATAATGTGAGTGTCAGCATGGGGCTCGACCTGGTGTGCAGCGTGACTGGAGCATTGAGCCTGGTTTCTTATGGAAAGTGTGGTCCTCCAGAG TTGGATCGGTCGACCCGGGAGGTGGAGCTGGGCCTTGACTATGGAACGCCCACCATGAACCTGGCCGGGCAGAGCCTGAAGTTTGAAAACGGCCAGTGGATAGCAG AGACAGGGGTTAGTGGAGGTGTGGACCGGAGGGAGGCCCAGCGCCTCCGGAGGCGGaaccagcagctggaggaagaGAACAATCTCTTGCGGCTGAAGGTGGACATCCTGCTGGACATG CTCTCTGAGACCACTGCTGAATCCCACTTAATGGAGAAGGAGCTGGATGAACTGAAGAGTGTCAGCCGGCGGAGAAAATGA
- the CBY1 gene encoding protein chibby homolog 1 isoform X2, which produces MPLFGSTFSPKKTPPRKSASLSNLHNVSVSMGLDLVCSVTGALSLVSYGKCGPPELDRSTREVELGLDYGTPTMNLAGQSLKFENGQWIAETGVSGGVDRREAQRLRRRNQQLEEENNLLRLKVDILLDMLSETTAESHLMEKELDELKSVSRRRK; this is translated from the exons ATGCCTCTCTTTGGGAGTACATTCAGTCCGAAGAAGACGCCCCCTCGGAAGTCTGCGTCTCTCTCCAACCTGCATAATGTGAGTGTCAGCATGGGGCTCGACCTGGTGTGCAGCGTGACTGGAGCATTGAGCCTGGTTTCTTATGGAAAGTGTGGTCCTCCAGAG TTGGATCGGTCGACCCGGGAGGTGGAGCTGGGCCTTGACTATGGAACGCCCACCATGAACCTGGCCGGGCAGAGCCTGAAGTTTGAAAACGGCCAGTGGATAGCAG AGACAGGGGTTAGTGGAGGTGTGGACCGGAGGGAGGCCCAGCGCCTCCGGAGGCGGaaccagcagctggaggaagaGAACAATCTCTTGCGGCTGAAGGTGGACATCCTGCTGGACATG CTCTCTGAGACCACTGCTGAATCCCACTTAATGGAGAAGGAGCTGGATGAACTGAAGAGTGTCAGCCGGCGGAGAAAATGA
- the CBY1 gene encoding protein chibby homolog 1 isoform X3, with product MSCPPPSWNDSGEESIDLSFIRPKMPLFGSTFSPKKTPPRKSASLSNLHNLDRSTREVELGLDYGTPTMNLAGQSLKFENGQWIAETGVSGGVDRREAQRLRRRNQQLEEENNLLRLKVDILLDMLSETTAESHLMEKELDELKSVSRRRK from the exons ATGTCCTGTCCACCACCAAGCTGGAATGATTCTG GAGAAGAGAGCATTGACCTTTCCTTCATCAGGCCAAAGATGCCTCTCTTTGGGAGTACATTCAGTCCGAAGAAGACGCCCCCTCGGAAGTCTGCGTCTCTCTCCAACCTGCATAAT TTGGATCGGTCGACCCGGGAGGTGGAGCTGGGCCTTGACTATGGAACGCCCACCATGAACCTGGCCGGGCAGAGCCTGAAGTTTGAAAACGGCCAGTGGATAGCAG AGACAGGGGTTAGTGGAGGTGTGGACCGGAGGGAGGCCCAGCGCCTCCGGAGGCGGaaccagcagctggaggaagaGAACAATCTCTTGCGGCTGAAGGTGGACATCCTGCTGGACATG CTCTCTGAGACCACTGCTGAATCCCACTTAATGGAGAAGGAGCTGGATGAACTGAAGAGTGTCAGCCGGCGGAGAAAATGA
- the CBY1 gene encoding protein chibby homolog 1 isoform X4 has product MPLFGSTFSPKKTPPRKSASLSNLHNLDRSTREVELGLDYGTPTMNLAGQSLKFENGQWIAETGVSGGVDRREAQRLRRRNQQLEEENNLLRLKVDILLDMLSETTAESHLMEKELDELKSVSRRRK; this is encoded by the exons ATGCCTCTCTTTGGGAGTACATTCAGTCCGAAGAAGACGCCCCCTCGGAAGTCTGCGTCTCTCTCCAACCTGCATAAT TTGGATCGGTCGACCCGGGAGGTGGAGCTGGGCCTTGACTATGGAACGCCCACCATGAACCTGGCCGGGCAGAGCCTGAAGTTTGAAAACGGCCAGTGGATAGCAG AGACAGGGGTTAGTGGAGGTGTGGACCGGAGGGAGGCCCAGCGCCTCCGGAGGCGGaaccagcagctggaggaagaGAACAATCTCTTGCGGCTGAAGGTGGACATCCTGCTGGACATG CTCTCTGAGACCACTGCTGAATCCCACTTAATGGAGAAGGAGCTGGATGAACTGAAGAGTGTCAGCCGGCGGAGAAAATGA
- the TOMM22 gene encoding mitochondrial import receptor subunit TOM22 homolog — protein MAAAAAAAAGPGAPLSPDELLPKGDAEKPEEELEEEDDEELDETLSERLWGLTEMFPERVRSAAGATFDLSLFVAQKMYRFSRAALWIGTTSFMILVLPVVFETEKLQMEQQQQLQQRQILLGPNTGLSGGMPGALPSLPGKI, from the exons atggctgccgccgccgccgccgccgcgggccCTGGGGCGCCGCTGTCGCCGGACGAATTGCTTCCGAAAGGCGATGCCGAGAAGCCTGAGGAGGAGCTGGAGGAAGAAGACGACGAGGAG TTAGATGAGACTCTGTCGGAGAGACTGTGGGGTCTGACGGAGATGTTCCCCGAGAGAGTCCGGTCTGCGGCTGGAGCCACTTTTGATCTCTCCCTCTTCGTGGCTCAAAAAATGTACAG GTTTTCCAGGGCAGCCTTGTGGATTGGAACCACTTCCTTCATGATCCTGGTTCTTCCGGTCGTCTTTGAGACTGAGAAGTTGCAGatggagcagcagcagcagctgcagcagcggCAG ataCTTCTAGGGCCTAATACAGGGCTGTCAGGAGGAATGCCCGGGGCTCTACCTTCACTTCCTGGAAAGATCTAG